A single window of Finegoldia magna ATCC 29328 DNA harbors:
- a CDS encoding CHAP domain-containing protein, with protein MPDKKKDDIKIKAKDYILYQQKHKNRVEIDLNNENVFKAQDLKLKEFKNELKDSINIQSPILNDNKAYNELLDKLGDHVFFNNITSQDAINLVRKELKDKQFRISNVENKVDDIIYQNAVSNPNNKYLDEIINKTKNNSITENKLKDLIDKSNKTLNYQYGFKENNSDRFSVKDMQEDLQVWKEQKQEDLDFEKLNKDTLRTINVDQFASKITDDNLNKFFKENINENPLQSFKTAAILNQRKLITNQDVKDQFKYEYAKNIVDENFKEIDKLKVDYDNLKPLSDIREIDFDKYVDFKSNNILNKYENYLINKSNDNSSFFNIIDNVDNEMADFNDGRIEDFSTASLSKSVNENTATNGTINLDTFHTDDGYTVGNAGTNTLKFENLKKDYTKVFAYNPSDVSKYQLLNVKGERGEFQYKAFTKDEYTNAIQTNLSDDKIKFLIDAKDHRLISEQQFKNILYASKNDNNVGRDVLTTMVQNYEKSPVSFNQQIPDIIDIGKNLKNIKNYSDFEEAINGFKGNKINFTSNQRVKYILNTVKSSDKTELDRFLKAKDTKIPYVSTSIKKEFLENFNKNSPDIITIKEQSDSLFKGYSTKLDENSKRFLKDCYTNGIITNTQLRYIAQTTRKPLEVREKVVDSIISYRGFSDLPKDKFDNPKDEEESALNRYGNVVVDKKLEISNSNREFLIEKSKLLKTTLSQQESADIDYKKFKSLIYNDKEFSNIRRSFENLENKNQDAIKDVTKDILANMRVSYANREKIENAVETLNDLKHQYRKELTFEVYKRNLNRKRVEYIVNSKVNREDLEIRVDHYLKNRQKQYKVQSAEGKIKYIKYDDLLRDCLDKTSPNPFHDDINSLLKDEDLGLINSIADKLKVKPYSRDEINIEYSKFYYNTRFRKEYSRLLSKTTSEKYRNQMISKYNDYASIGINKMRPFIKSSVEATRLKLEKEHGDVINAAKMISKHSARIAKEHFKYQAIDNQIQKVAQSVINKSFKEDTKNRYFKVYDTIKSQPDALRNMKNKVIVDLTARYHNSHAFTTLLMAKKLGIATNLKAKELKTFIASEREIYKNDPKLHEKIEFKGMRKSLQDNLSEKARFKTNRFFKKYGINIELLSTKEKQINYLKDIAEGNKKMTFFAKKKLEKIDKKLDKNKALSEKYRKQAQRRMTRVYTYMIVSRYIQAGLKDNQYASDFYRTARIYSLNYDIARYLIATPFRATVFSINFYRLFKKYYLASSRIFKGRNLRKSQKALFAALNAKRRKAELIKPRKKKLSVLALRALNNARYVNDYGQDLANAAIKAHSSIIAAKKVAKATKKVGKEIAKIPKRVKKITVFLAKVKATITKLVMAVGKLVAAFVGFVAANLVPIVAVSSALIIVLSFMASFTIITDMFMVREEYDPATRFYDRITKLDYDKNKEANKQYKEMLSKARTKYNQTQQGVLTSPIHVPMVERELIQEPFRKKEDDNNIFIRTDALRLLYYLETLYSDDNLEKFTTYDKDMSSKVERPAQAFSSAKAKFANISKDKLKEMDLGDIATNIRNKANGVHGNYEINYPKQLGGVQKLRNRSAIEYRDPVTMLMKIHGELHNKAYSKNITLRKVDVYGYKKDSSGNFIKYKKGTVPIKGNKYGSVPFDNWYNPFAIKKFSQIKDNSPDKMIYKSNLGIDRLALIEGGGERVSSLDDMMNNIVYEYENPLGYEKKTGEGIGWIRRNPKTYYSEVDAKVIKNSNNPYEFPTTYIRRRYGHEGDQDKIGFLKSIGMIFDKNKSVDDDKDVNTVIDVVVSNTGNGTDKQIDPNASTIYAPMDGKVMVASNSFKDSDTKLKQANRMGGEYVIIKDVLKKHKFEGDMKDEDGEKIDLTEENKETDKKEDKKENKSDESNDEMMIMMIGGLDKSSMDSIKDKIVKSNNNYIVSAGDPLGTVKLTQKAQPKPRWNDVSALGTTAVNPLTTNPNDPGSPLYKYNLTAEEWTRVFKKYFPRSSMLPENHPNARGFFDEVVASEKRTGISPAFMLAIIQTENGGAFGKFGYGARVAAQKNNILSWNATDINTYTNANGFRNFAECYGFVCNKLNTLYLTPGGRYYNGQSVAGVSKLYCSDSSGWQTSVSLFMARIYEAVQKESLGNKHNQTQSPDQPVTNPTENNSISPDLVTKVKVTATGIYPTKENPNTPNGTPIKKGIILADGSIIAKGAKVEIPGYGNATVDGSTNDTRGYNIKIAFNTKEEAIAFGKKSLEINVHTKTKLNTNPNEVDPTKEIKRTKETANDTEKYESVLYMNMFYQYKPGENESFINKFLKGEIRRAYLNPAMRMSSGIIDQKNAKSYMLETGWASMQNDFEEFQDSLGKVDSAPQFTGGYDGSYGFSGSREKSQLGTIPDNLRVFKPHSTGANWTNKSPWGECVWYVYNRARELGGYHLYSMGDGGNWRYSAARGHCGTKIISKPVAGCALSTVGGAYGHIMFVEAVNPDGSVWVSEYNYIRKKYSERLLPAGYIRARNGVFIDIGVSQNANNMMKH; from the coding sequence ATGCCAGACAAGAAAAAAGATGATATTAAAATAAAAGCTAAAGATTATATCTTGTATCAACAAAAACATAAAAATCGTGTTGAAATTGACCTAAACAACGAAAATGTTTTTAAAGCACAAGATTTAAAACTAAAAGAATTTAAAAATGAACTTAAAGATAGTATCAACATACAATCTCCTATCTTAAATGATAATAAGGCGTATAATGAATTATTAGATAAGCTTGGAGACCATGTATTTTTTAACAATATAACATCACAAGATGCTATTAATTTGGTTCGAAAGGAATTAAAGGATAAACAATTTCGAATTTCTAATGTTGAAAACAAAGTAGACGATATAATTTATCAAAACGCTGTTTCAAATCCTAATAACAAATATTTAGATGAAATAATTAATAAAACTAAAAATAACTCTATAACAGAAAATAAGCTTAAAGATTTAATTGATAAATCAAACAAAACTCTAAATTATCAATACGGTTTCAAAGAAAATAATAGCGATAGATTCAGCGTTAAAGACATGCAAGAAGATTTGCAAGTATGGAAAGAACAAAAACAAGAAGATTTAGACTTTGAAAAGTTAAATAAAGACACATTAAGAACAATAAATGTAGATCAGTTTGCATCTAAAATTACAGATGATAATCTTAATAAGTTTTTCAAAGAAAACATAAATGAAAATCCATTACAAAGCTTTAAAACTGCTGCTATTTTAAATCAAAGAAAATTAATAACAAATCAAGATGTCAAAGATCAGTTCAAATACGAGTACGCAAAAAATATTGTCGATGAAAATTTTAAGGAAATTGATAAGTTAAAAGTTGATTATGATAATTTAAAACCTTTAAGCGATATAAGAGAAATAGATTTCGATAAGTATGTTGATTTTAAATCGAATAATATCCTTAATAAATACGAAAACTATTTAATTAATAAGTCAAACGATAATTCATCATTTTTTAACATTATAGATAATGTTGACAATGAAATGGCTGACTTTAACGATGGTAGGATTGAGGATTTTTCCACAGCTAGTTTATCAAAAAGCGTAAATGAGAACACAGCAACTAACGGAACAATAAATCTAGATACTTTCCATACAGATGATGGATATACAGTAGGTAATGCAGGAACAAATACATTAAAATTTGAGAATCTTAAAAAAGACTATACAAAAGTGTTTGCGTATAATCCTTCCGATGTGTCTAAATATCAGCTATTGAATGTCAAAGGTGAAAGAGGAGAGTTTCAGTATAAAGCTTTTACAAAAGACGAATATACAAACGCAATACAAACGAATTTATCTGATGATAAGATAAAGTTTTTAATAGATGCAAAAGATCATAGGCTTATTAGTGAACAGCAATTTAAAAACATACTTTACGCATCAAAAAACGATAATAATGTAGGTAGAGATGTACTAACAACAATGGTACAAAACTATGAAAAAAGCCCTGTTTCCTTTAACCAGCAAATCCCCGATATTATAGATATAGGTAAAAACCTAAAAAACATTAAAAATTATAGTGACTTCGAGGAGGCGATAAACGGGTTTAAGGGAAATAAGATTAATTTTACTAGTAATCAGAGGGTAAAATATATTCTAAATACCGTTAAATCTAGTGACAAAACAGAGCTTGATAGGTTTTTGAAAGCTAAAGATACTAAAATACCGTATGTATCAACAAGTATTAAAAAAGAATTTCTTGAAAACTTTAATAAGAATTCACCCGATATTATTACAATAAAAGAGCAGTCGGATAGTCTATTTAAAGGATATTCTACAAAGCTTGATGAAAATTCTAAAAGGTTTTTAAAAGATTGTTACACAAATGGGATTATTACCAACACTCAATTAAGATATATAGCCCAAACTACAAGAAAACCGTTAGAGGTTAGAGAAAAGGTAGTAGATAGCATAATTTCTTACAGAGGATTTTCTGATTTACCAAAGGATAAATTTGACAATCCAAAAGACGAGGAAGAAAGTGCTTTAAATAGGTATGGTAATGTAGTAGTAGATAAAAAATTAGAGATTTCAAATAGTAATAGAGAATTTTTAATTGAAAAGTCTAAATTATTAAAAACTACATTGTCTCAACAAGAAAGTGCAGACATTGATTATAAAAAATTCAAAAGCCTAATATACAATGATAAAGAATTTAGCAATATAAGAAGATCGTTTGAAAATCTTGAAAATAAAAATCAGGATGCTATTAAAGATGTAACAAAAGATATTTTAGCTAATATGAGAGTTTCTTATGCTAATAGAGAAAAAATTGAGAACGCAGTAGAAACTCTTAATGATTTAAAACACCAATATAGAAAAGAGCTTACTTTTGAAGTATATAAAAGAAATCTAAATCGAAAGAGAGTAGAATATATTGTAAATAGTAAGGTAAATCGAGAAGATTTAGAAATAAGAGTAGACCATTATCTTAAAAATAGGCAAAAGCAATATAAAGTACAATCAGCTGAAGGCAAAATTAAGTATATAAAATACGATGATCTTTTAAGGGATTGCTTAGATAAGACTAGTCCTAATCCGTTTCATGATGACATTAACAGCTTGTTAAAAGATGAGGATTTGGGTTTAATAAATTCAATTGCTGATAAGCTTAAGGTTAAGCCATATAGTCGAGATGAAATTAATATAGAATATTCTAAATTCTACTACAACACAAGATTTAGAAAAGAATATTCTAGGCTTTTGTCAAAAACAACTAGCGAAAAATATCGAAATCAAATGATTTCAAAATATAATGACTATGCAAGTATAGGCATTAATAAGATGAGACCGTTTATTAAAAGTTCAGTTGAGGCTACTAGATTAAAACTAGAAAAAGAGCATGGGGATGTTATTAATGCAGCTAAAATGATTTCAAAACATTCAGCAAGAATTGCAAAAGAGCATTTTAAATATCAGGCTATAGATAACCAGATACAAAAGGTCGCTCAGTCTGTTATAAATAAATCTTTCAAAGAAGATACTAAAAACAGATACTTTAAGGTTTACGATACTATAAAATCTCAACCAGATGCTTTAAGAAACATGAAAAATAAAGTAATCGTAGATTTAACTGCAAGATATCATAATTCTCATGCATTTACAACTTTGCTTATGGCTAAGAAACTAGGAATAGCGACAAATCTAAAAGCCAAAGAATTAAAAACTTTTATTGCTTCTGAAAGAGAAATATATAAAAACGATCCTAAGCTACATGAAAAAATCGAATTTAAGGGCATGAGAAAGTCATTGCAAGATAATCTAAGCGAAAAAGCTAGATTTAAGACAAATAGATTTTTCAAGAAGTATGGAATTAACATTGAGCTTTTAAGTACAAAAGAAAAGCAAATAAACTATCTTAAAGATATAGCCGAAGGAAATAAGAAAATGACTTTCTTCGCTAAGAAAAAACTTGAAAAGATAGACAAAAAACTAGACAAAAACAAAGCTTTATCTGAAAAGTATAGAAAGCAAGCCCAAAGAAGAATGACAAGGGTTTATACCTACATGATTGTTTCAAGGTATATTCAAGCAGGGCTTAAGGATAATCAATACGCTTCAGACTTTTATCGAACTGCTAGGATATATTCTTTAAATTACGATATTGCTAGATATTTAATTGCTACACCTTTTAGGGCGACAGTATTTTCAATAAACTTTTATAGATTGTTTAAGAAATATTATTTAGCTTCTTCTAGAATCTTTAAGGGTAGAAATCTAAGAAAGTCTCAAAAAGCATTATTTGCGGCTTTAAATGCGAAAAGAAGAAAAGCTGAATTAATCAAACCAAGAAAGAAAAAACTATCAGTTTTAGCATTAAGGGCATTAAACAATGCGAGATATGTAAATGATTACGGACAAGACTTAGCAAATGCTGCTATAAAAGCACATTCATCAATTATTGCAGCTAAAAAAGTTGCGAAAGCTACAAAAAAGGTCGGAAAAGAAATTGCAAAAATTCCAAAACGAGTTAAAAAAATTACTGTGTTTTTAGCGAAAGTAAAAGCAACAATTACAAAATTAGTAATGGCTGTTGGTAAACTTGTAGCTGCTTTTGTTGGTTTTGTAGCGGCTAATCTAGTTCCTATTGTTGCTGTTTCATCTGCTTTAATAATAGTATTATCATTTATGGCTAGTTTTACAATAATAACCGATATGTTTATGGTTAGAGAAGAGTATGACCCTGCAACAAGATTCTATGACAGGATTACAAAGCTAGATTATGATAAAAACAAAGAGGCTAATAAGCAATATAAAGAAATGTTGTCTAAAGCTAGAACAAAATATAATCAAACACAACAAGGCGTATTAACAAGTCCAATTCATGTTCCAATGGTCGAAAGAGAATTAATTCAAGAGCCATTTAGGAAAAAAGAAGATGACAACAATATATTTATAAGAACTGATGCTTTAAGATTGTTATACTATTTAGAAACTCTTTATTCAGACGACAACTTGGAAAAGTTCACAACTTATGATAAAGATATGTCTTCTAAAGTAGAAAGACCAGCACAAGCTTTTTCTAGTGCGAAAGCAAAGTTTGCAAATATATCAAAGGATAAATTAAAAGAAATGGATTTAGGCGATATTGCAACTAATATTAGAAACAAAGCTAATGGTGTGCATGGTAATTATGAAATAAACTATCCAAAACAATTGGGAGGAGTTCAAAAATTAAGAAACAGATCGGCGATTGAATATAGAGACCCTGTTACAATGCTTATGAAAATACATGGTGAACTTCATAATAAAGCATATTCAAAAAACATAACACTTAGAAAAGTAGATGTTTACGGATATAAAAAGGATTCTTCAGGTAATTTTATAAAATACAAAAAAGGAACCGTTCCTATTAAAGGAAACAAATATGGTTCTGTACCTTTTGATAATTGGTATAATCCATTCGCTATTAAAAAGTTCTCTCAAATAAAAGACAACTCACCAGATAAGATGATTTACAAATCTAACTTAGGTATAGATAGATTGGCATTAATCGAAGGTGGTGGAGAACGTGTATCTTCTCTAGATGATATGATGAACAACATTGTTTATGAGTATGAAAATCCACTAGGATATGAAAAGAAAACTGGAGAGGGTATAGGCTGGATAAGAAGAAATCCTAAAACTTATTACAGCGAAGTTGATGCAAAAGTTATAAAAAACTCTAACAACCCTTATGAGTTTCCTACAACATATATCAGAAGAAGATATGGTCATGAAGGAGATCAAGATAAAATAGGTTTCTTGAAATCAATAGGAATGATATTCGATAAAAATAAGAGTGTAGATGATGATAAGGATGTAAATACAGTAATAGATGTGGTTGTTTCAAACACAGGAAATGGAACAGATAAGCAAATAGATCCAAACGCATCGACAATTTACGCACCAATGGATGGTAAAGTAATGGTTGCTTCAAATTCATTCAAAGATTCAGACACAAAACTTAAACAAGCTAACAGAATGGGTGGAGAATATGTAATCATAAAAGACGTATTGAAAAAGCACAAGTTTGAAGGTGATATGAAAGATGAAGATGGCGAAAAGATAGATTTAACAGAGGAAAACAAAGAAACTGACAAGAAAGAAGATAAAAAAGAAAATAAATCAGATGAATCAAACGATGAGATGATGATTATGATGATAGGTGGTCTTGATAAGTCTTCGATGGATAGTATTAAAGATAAAATAGTAAAATCTAATAATAATTATATTGTTTCGGCGGGGGATCCTTTAGGTACAGTTAAATTAACTCAAAAGGCTCAACCTAAACCTAGATGGAATGATGTTTCAGCATTGGGTACTACAGCCGTAAACCCATTGACAACAAATCCAAATGACCCAGGCTCTCCTTTGTATAAATACAATTTGACAGCAGAAGAATGGACTAGGGTATTTAAAAAATATTTTCCACGTTCAAGTATGTTGCCTGAAAATCATCCTAATGCAAGAGGATTTTTCGATGAAGTAGTAGCATCTGAAAAAAGAACGGGAATAAGCCCAGCATTTATGCTGGCAATAATACAAACTGAAAACGGTGGAGCATTTGGTAAGTTCGGTTATGGTGCAAGAGTTGCTGCTCAAAAGAACAACATACTATCTTGGAACGCAACTGACATAAACACATATACTAACGCAAATGGTTTTAGAAATTTTGCAGAATGTTATGGTTTTGTTTGTAATAAATTAAATACATTGTATTTAACTCCGGGTGGAAGATACTATAACGGTCAATCAGTAGCTGGTGTTAGTAAGTTATATTGTAGTGATTCAAGTGGATGGCAAACAAGTGTTAGTTTATTTATGGCTAGAATCTATGAGGCTGTTCAAAAAGAATCATTAGGTAACAAACATAATCAAACTCAATCACCAGATCAGCCCGTAACTAATCCTACAGAAAATAATTCGATTTCTCCAGATTTAGTAACGAAGGTTAAGGTTACAGCTACTGGTATTTATCCAACAAAAGAAAATCCTAACACACCAAACGGAACACCTATTAAAAAGGGTATAATATTAGCAGATGGATCAATTATTGCTAAAGGTGCTAAGGTAGAAATACCAGGATATGGTAATGCAACTGTAGACGGTAGCACGAATGATACTAGAGGATATAATATTAAGATTGCTTTTAATACTAAAGAAGAAGCGATAGCTTTTGGTAAGAAATCATTAGAAATTAATGTTCATACTAAAACTAAGCTTAATACTAATCCAAATGAAGTAGATCCTACAAAAGAAATTAAAAGAACTAAAGAAACAGCTAATGATACCGAAAAATATGAATCTGTATTATATATGAACATGTTCTATCAATATAAGCCGGGTGAAAATGAATCATTTATCAACAAATTCTTAAAAGGAGAAATCAGAAGAGCTTATCTTAACCCAGCAATGCGTATGAGTTCTGGTATAATTGACCAAAAGAACGCTAAAAGCTATATGCTTGAAACAGGATGGGCTTCAATGCAAAATGATTTTGAAGAATTTCAAGATTCATTGGGTAAAGTAGATTCTGCTCCTCAATTTACTGGTGGATATGATGGCAGTTATGGTTTCTCTGGTTCACGAGAAAAATCACAATTAGGAACAATACCGGATAATTTAAGGGTATTTAAACCTCACTCAACAGGAGCTAACTGGACTAATAAATCACCATGGGGTGAGTGTGTATGGTATGTGTATAACAGAGCGAGAGAATTAGGAGGATATCATTTGTATAGTATGGGTGACGGAGGAAACTGGCGTT